One genomic window of Saccharomyces cerevisiae S288C chromosome XII, complete sequence includes the following:
- a CDS encoding uncharacterized protein (hypothetical protein; S288C contains an in-frame stop codon between ORFs YLR030W and YLR031W; YLR031W has a paralog, YMR124W, that arose from the whole genome duplication) codes for MPVLNTRTSYPNIDFHGTKVSDVLDAFEFEKHDDPLRDKWNTLQFLEKSFESKFESASELIQGGELAAIKERNFQLAKLNNLCFRVRESIKRRQDLEKKLRTLSQDTDNELLFLMLENERRKKSSVIIEFLSEIIREKSKRLTAEEQGFVNQNEVKPLILDLSARINRLNSILETKNTCIRRLSNQ; via the coding sequence ATGCCGGTCTTAAATACGAGAACTTCTTATCCCAATATCGACTTTCATGGTACTAAGGTTTCTGATGTTCTAGATgcctttgaatttgaaaagcaTGATGATCCCTTAAGGGATAAATGGAACACTTTACagtttttggaaaagagCTTTGAATCTAAATTTGAATCTGCATCAGAGTTAATCCAAGGAGGCGAGCTAGCTGCtattaaagaaagaaattttcaattagCCAAACTAAATAATCTTTGCTTTCGGGTACGAGAGTCCATCAAAAGAAGACAAGACCTGGAGAAAAAGTTAAGAACTTTATCGCAGGACACTGACAACGAATTGCTTTTTCTGATGTTGGAAAAtgagagaagaaagaaaagttcaGTGATAATAGAGTTTCTTTCTGAGATAATCAGAGAGAAATCCAAAAGATTAACTGCAGAAGAGCAAGGCTTTGTAAATCAAAATGAAGTAAAACCCCTCATTCTGGACCTTTCTGCACGGATAAATAGATTGAATTCTATTctagaaacaaaaaatacttGTATTAGAAGATTAAGTAATCAATAA
- a CDS encoding uncharacterized protein (hypothetical protein; S288C contains an in-frame stop codon between ORFs YLR030W and YLR031W): MEGEQIMEYVQETPIIPKRIIHYSIPKQMITKPAPHVEMTLVANTFRDMDLPQHPVIHDCWQNKEYSTQRYSGNVAQQRLSFEEHPNEECQNSVGLIKRVSTFFKKRPLSRKNSIKSIGDVKSEARNRGEGLLGEVDNLNEQNVRENLTSEHEKSPEGDSKRYGLFSFEETPPIQVLEQGNINSELSSFKNTSLAENKRSSDSFVSLKPGEDEHSPLEISTCGNLTEREDLQSGEERFDSAAQNIKVASMKEKKKIFKGNKTD, encoded by the coding sequence ATGGAAGGTGAACAAATTATGGAGTATGTTCAAGAGACACCGATCATTCCAAAAAGGATTATCCATTATTCGATTCCAAAACAAATGATCACAAAGCCCGCTCCCCATGTCGAGATGACGTTGGTAGCTAATACTTTTCGGGACATGGACTTGCCGCAGCATCCGGTTATCCATGATTGTTGGCAAAATAAAGAGTACTCAACTCAAAGATATTCAGGAAATGTGGCTCAACAGAGATTAAGTTTTGAGGAACATCCAAATGAAGAGTGTCAAAATTCTGTTGGGTTAATCAAGAGAGTGAGTACTTTCTTTAAAAAGAGGCCATTGTCTCGAAAGAATAGCATAAAGTCAATCGGTGACGTAAAATCGGAGGCACGTAACCGGGGAGAAGGCCTCCTGGGTGAAGTTGATAATCTTAACGAGCAGAATGTCCGAGAAAACCTGACTAGTGAACATGAAAAGAGTCCTGAAGGAGATTCCAAAAGGTATGGCCTGTTCTCCTTTGAAGAGACCCCCCCTATACAAGTGTTGGAGCAGGGCAATATCAATTCTGAGCTTTCTTCATTTAAAAACACTTCTTTGGCGGAAAACAAACGCTCTTCTGACAGCTTCGTTTCGTTAAAACCGGGTGAAGATGAACATAGCCCTTTAGAGATTAGTACGTGTGGTAATTTGACTGAAAGAGAGGATTTGCAATCTGGCGAAGAACGGTTTGACTCAGCAGCCCAAAATATAAAGGTAGCTTCgatgaaggaaaaaaaaaaaatcttcaaagGGAACAAAACAGATTAA
- the ADE16 gene encoding bifunctional phosphoribosylaminoimidazolecarboxamide formyltransferase/IMP cyclohydrolase ADE16 (Enzyme of 'de novo' purine biosynthesis; contains both 5-aminoimidazole-4-carboxamide ribonucleotide transformylase and inosine monophosphate cyclohydrolase activities; ADE16 has a paralog, ADE17, that arose from the whole genome duplication; ade16 ade17 mutants require adenine and histidine), translating to MGKYTKTAILSVYDKTGLLDLAKGLVENNVRILASGGTANMVREAGFPVDDVSSITHAPEMLGGRVKTLHPAVHAGILARNLEGDEKDLKEQHIDKVDFVVCNLYPFKETVAKIGVTVQEAVEEIDIGGVTLLRAAAKNHSRVTILSDPNDYSIFLQDLSKDGEISQDLRNRFALKAFEHTADYDAAISDFFRKQYSEGKAQLPLRYGCNPHQRPAQAYITQQEELPFKVLCGTPGYINLLDALNSWPLVKELSASLNLPAAASFKHVSPAGAAVGLPLSDVERQVYFVNDMEDLSPLACAYARARGADRMSSFGDFIALSNIVDVATAKIISKEVSDGVIAPGYEPEALNILSKKKNGKYCILQIDPNYVPGQMESREVFGVTLQQKRNDAIINQSTFKEIVSKNKALTEQAVIDLTVATLVLKYTQSNSVCYAKNGMVVGLGAGQQSRIHCTRLAGDKTDNWWLRQHPKVLNMKWAKGIKRADKSNAIDLFVTGQRIEGPEKVDYESKFEEVPEPFTKEERLEWLSKLNNVSLSSDAFFPFPDNVYRAVQSGVKFITAPSGSVMDKVVFQAADSFDIVYVENPIRLFHH from the coding sequence ATGGGCAAATATACCAAGACTGCGATCTTGTCAGTTTATGATAAGACAGGTTTATTAGACTTAGCCAAGGGATTGGTAGAGAACAATGTTCGTATCCTAGCATCCGGTGGTACGGCCAACATGGTCAGAGAAGCTGGTTTTCCGGTCGACGATGTTTCTTCAATTACGCATGCACCAGAAATGCTAGGGGGTAGAGTCAAGACTCTTCACCCTGCTGTGCATGCAGGTATTCTTGCCAGAAATTTAGAGGGCGATGAAAAAGATTTAAAAGAGCAGCACATTGATAAGGTGGATTTTGTTGTATGTAATCTATATCCGTTCAAAGAAACTGTGGCTAAAATTGGTGTTACAGTTCAAGAAGCTGTAGAGGAGATCGACATTGGCGGTGTGACTTTGTTGAGAGCAGCCGCAAAGAACCATTCCAGAGTGACTATTCTTTCAGACCCTAATGACTATTCTATCTTTCTGCAAGACCTGTCTAAGGACGGTGAAATTTCTCAGGATTTAAGAAATAGATTTGCACTTAAGGCGTTTGAACATACGGCCGATTATGATGCGGCCATTTCTGACTTTTTCAGGAAACAGTACTCCGAAGGGAAAGCCCAATTACCGCTAAGATATGGTTGTAATCCCCACCAAAGACCTGCACAAGCTTATATCACTCAGCAGGAGGAGTTGCCCTTCAAAGTGCTCTGCGGTACACCAGGATATATAAATCTTTTGGATGCCTTGAACTCATGGCCCTTAGTGAAAGAGTTATCTGCATCATTGAACTTGCCTGCGGCAGCATCGTTCAAGCACGTTTCTCCAGCAGGTGCTGCTGTGGGACTTCCATTATCCGATGTGGAAAGACAAGTTTATTTTGTGAATGATATGGAGGATTTATCACCATTGGCATGCGCATACGCTAGGGCCCGTGGTGCAGATAGGATGTCATCCTTTGGTGATTTCATTGCATTGTCCAATATTGTAGATGTCGCCACTGCAAAAATCATCTCTAAAGAAGTTTCCGATGGTGTTATTGCTCCAGGGTATGAACCAGAGGCATTGAATATACTAtctaagaagaaaaacgGAAAATACTGTATTTTACAAATCGATCCAAACTATGTTCCTGGCCAAATGGAATCCCGAGAGGTTTTTGGCGTAACGTTACAACAAAAGAGAAACGATGCGATCATAAACCAATCCactttcaaagaaattgtCTCCAAAAACAAAGCACTTACCGAGCAAGCCGTTATCGATCTAACTGTTGCTACGCTGGTTTTAAAATACACACAATCAAATTCTGTTTGCTACGCAAAGAATGGTATGGTTGTGGGGCTTGGGGCCGGCCAACAATCGCGTATACACTGTACCAGATTAGCTGGTGACAAGACGGACAACTGGTGGTTGAGACAACATCCAAAGGTTTTGAACATGAAGTGGGCCAAGGGAATTAAGAGAGCGGACAAGTCGAATGCGATTGATCTTTTTGTTACAGGGCAAAGAATAGAAGGCCCGGAAAAGGTGGATTACGAAAgcaaatttgaagaagtcCCTGAACCTTTCaccaaagaagaaagactAGAATGGTTAAGCAAATTAAACAATGTATCGTTATCATCCGATGCGTTCTTTCCCTTCCCAGACAACGTTTATAGAGCTGTGCAGTCTGGTGTAAAGTTCATCACGGCTCCTTCGGGGTCTGTCATGGACAAAGTTGTCTTCCAAGCGGCGGATTCATTTGATATCGTCTACGTGGAGAACCCAATTCGTTTATTCCACCACTAA
- the RAD5 gene encoding DNA helicase RAD5 (DNA helicase/Ubiquitin ligase; involved in error-free DNA damage tolerance (DDT), replication fork regression during postreplication repair by template switching, and error-prone translesion synthesis; required for UV and MMS-associated unequal sister chromatid exchange (SCE) but not for double-strand break associated unequal SCE; promotes synthesis of free and PCNA-bound polyubiquitin chains by Ubc13p-Mms2p; human homolog HLTF can complement yeast null mutant) produces the protein MSHIEQEERKRFFNDDLDTSETSLNFKSENKESFLFANSHNDDDDDVVVSVSDTTEGEGDRSIVPVRREIEEEGQNQFITELLRIIPEMPKDLVMELNEKFGSQEEGLSLALSHYFDHNSGTSISKIPSSPNQLNTLSDTSNSTLSPSSFHPKRRRIYGFRNQTRLEDKVTWKRFIGALQVTGMATRPTVRPLKYGSQMKLKRSSEEISATKVYDSRGRKKASMASLVRIFDIQYDREIGRVSEDIAQILYPLLSSHEISFEVTLIFCDNKRLSIGDSFILQLDCFLTSLIFEERNDGESLMKRRRTEGGNKREKDNGNFGRTLTETDEELESRSKRLALLKLFDKLRLKPILDEQKALEKHKIELNSDPEIIDLDNDEICSNQVTEVHNNLRDTQHEEETMNLNQLKTFYKAAQSSESLKSLPETEPSRDVFKLELRNYQKQGLTWMLRREQEFAKAASDGEASETGANMINPLWKQFKWPNDMSWAAQNLQQDHVNVEDGIFFYANLHSGEFSLAKPILKTMIKGGILSDEMGLGKTVAAYSLVLSCPHDSDVVDKKLFDIENTAVSDNLPSTWQDNKKPYASKTTLIVVPMSLLTQWSNEFTKANNSPDMYHEVYYGGNVSSLKTLLTKTKTPPTVVLTTYGIVQNEWTKHSKGRMTDEDVNISSGLFSVNFYRIIIDEGHNIRNRTTVTSKAVMALQGKCKWVLTGTPIINRLDDLYSLVKFLELDPWRQINYWKTFVSTPFESKNYKQAFDVVNAILEPVLLRRTKQMKDKDGKPLVELPPKEVVIKRLPFSKSQDLLYKFLLDKAEVSVKSGIARGDLLKKYSTILVHILRLRQVCCHPGLIGSQDENDEDLSKNNKLVTEQTVELDSLMRVVSERFDNSFSKEELDAMIQRLKVKYPDNKSFQSLECSICTTEPMDLDKALFTECGHSFCEKCLFEYIEFQNSKNLGLKCPNCRNQIDACRLLALVQTNSNSKNLEFKPYSPASKSSKITALLKELQLLQDSSAGEQVVIFSQFSTYLDILEKELTHTFSKDVAKIYKFDGRLSLKERTSVLADFAVKDYSRQKILLLSLKAGGVGLNLTCASHAYMMDPWWSPSMEDQAIDRLHRIGQTNSVKVMRFIIQDSIEEKMLRIQEKKRTIGEAMDTDEDERRKRRIEEIQMLFE, from the coding sequence ATGAGTCATATTGAACAGGAAGAAAGGAAGAGGTTTTTTAACGATGACCTTGACACTTCAGAAACATCGTTAAACTTCAAATCTGAGAATAAAGAGTCGTTTTTATTTGCAAATAGTcataatgatgatgatgatgatgttgTTGTATCAGTGAGTGATACAACAGAAGGAGAGGGAGACCGATCTATTGTGCCAGTCAGGCGAgaaatagaagaagaaggccAGAATCAGTTTATTACAGAGCTTTTAAGGATTATTCCAGAAATGCCAAAGGATCTTGTGATGGAacttaatgaaaaattcggCAGTCAGGAGGAAGGGCTCTCTTTAGCATTATCACATTACTTTGATCACAATAGCGGGACGTCTATCAGCAAAATACCGTCTTCCCCGAATCAACTAAATACACTCTCAGATACCTCAAATTCAACCTTGTCCCCATCTTCATTCCATCctaaaagaagaagaatatacGGGTTCAGAAACCAAACACGATTAGAAGATAAAGTTACTTGGAAAAGATTTATAGGTGCTTTGCAAGTCACTGGTATGGCTACCAGACCCACCGTCAGGCCCTTGAAGTACGGCTCTCAGATGAAGCTAAAGAGATCAAGTGAAGAGATTTCTGCTACTAAAGTATATGACTCACGTGGTAGAAAGAAAGCGTCCATGGCTAGTTTGGtaagaatttttgatatcCAATATGATAGAGAAATTGGCAGAGTTTCGGAAGACATTGCTCAAATACTATACCCTCTTTTAAGTTCACACGAAATAAGTTTTGAAGTTacattgattttttgtGATAATAAACGGTTGAGTATAGGTGATAGCTTTATTCTACAATTGGATTGCTTTTTAACATCTCTCATTTTTGAGGAACGTAATGATGGAGAATCcttgatgaaaagaagacGTACAGAGGGaggaaataaaagagagaaagacaatggaaattttggaagaacATTGACTGAAACTGATGAAGAGCTAGAAAGCCGCTCGAAAAGACTGGCTCTACTAAAgttatttgataaattgaGGCTAAAGCCTATTTTGGACGAGCAGAAGGCATTAGAAAAGCATAAAATAGAGCTTAATAGTGACCCCGAAATCATTGATTTAGATAACGACGAGATTTGCTCTAATCAAGTGACTGAAGTCCATAACAATCTCCGAGATACTCAGCacgaagaagaaacaatGAACTTGAATCAATTGAAAACATTTTATAAGGCCGCACAATCATCAGAATCTTTAAAAAGTTTGCCTGAAACAGAACCTTCTCGCGATGTCTTCAAGCTAGAACTAAGAAATTATCAAAAGCAAGGTCTTACTTGGATGCTAAGGAGGGAGCAAGAGTTTGCCAAAGCAGCCTCTGATGGTGAGGCTTCAGAAACGGGTGCTAATATGATAAACCCATTATGGAAGCAGTTCAAATGGCCAAATGATATGTCGTGGGCAGCTCAAAATTTGCAGCAGGACCATGTAAACGTTGAAGATGGCATATTCTTTTATGCGAACTTACATTCTGGTGAATTTTCGCTAGCAAAACCTATATTAAAAACTATGATAAAGGGTGGCATATTATCAGATGAAATGGGGTTGGGTAAAACAGTGGCAGCGTATTCTTTAGTTTTATCTTGTCCTCACGATAGTGATGTTGTTGACAAGAAACTGTTTGATATTGAGAACACAGCAGTCTCAGATAATCTTCCAAGCACTTGGCAAGATAATAAGAAACCATATGCTTCAAAAACAACGCTAATCGTGGTCCCAATGTCTTTGTTAACGCAGTGGAGTAACGAGTTTACAAAAGCTAATAATTCCCCCGATATGTATCATGAGGTGTATTATGGTGGGAATGTTTCCAGTTTGAAAACCCTATTAACCAAGACAAAAACCCCTCCAACTGTAGTCCTTACTACATATGGTATTGTTCAAAATGAATGGACTAAACATTCCAAGGGAAGGATGACAGATGAGGACGTCAATATATCTTCAGGCTTATTTTCTGTCAATTTTTATCGCATAATAATCGACGAGGGTCATAACATTAGAAACAGAACGACAGTTACATCTAAAGCAGTCATGGCTTTACAAGGCAAATGTAAATGGGTTTTAACAGGAACACCAATTATTAACAGGCTTGACGATTTATACAGTCTGGTTAAGTTTTTAGAGTTAGATCCCTGGCGGCAAATTAATTACTGGAAGACCTTTGTATCAACGCCTTTTGAGAGTAAAAATTACAAACAAGCATTTGATGTGGTGAATGCAATTCTGGAACCCGTATTGTTAAGAAGGACAAAACAAATGAAAGATAAAGATGGTAAGCCATTAGTAGAGTTGCCACCAAAGGAGGTCGTTATTAAAAGACTTCCCTTCAGTAAATCTCAAGATCTTCTATACAAGTTTCTGTTGGATAAGGCTGAAGTTTCTGTTAAATCGGGTATTGCACGCGGtgatttattgaaaaagtacTCCACTATCCTTGTCCATATTTTAAGATTGAGGCAAGTCTGTTGCCATCCCGGTCTTATTGGGAGTCAAGATGAGAACGATGAGGATTTatctaaaaataataaattgGTTACGGAACAAACGGTGGAGCTTGACTCTTTAATGCGTGTTGTTTCCGAGAGATTCGATAACTCATTTTCTAAGGAGGAATTAGATGCAATGATACAAAGATTAAAAGTTAAATATCCAGACAATAAATCGTTTCAGTCCTTAGAGTGCTCCATCTGCACAACGGAACCTATGGATTTGGACAAGGCTTTATTTACAGAATGCGGCCACAGTTTTTGTGAGAAATGtttatttgaatatattgaGTTTCAGAACAGTAAGAATTTGGGTTTAAAGTGCCCCAATTGCCGTAACCAAATAGACGCTTGTCGGTTGTTGGCATTGGTACAAACGAATAGCAACtcgaaaaatttggaattcAAACCATATTCACCAGCCTCCAAATCAAGCAAAATCACTGCTTTATTGAAGGAGCTTCAATTGCTACAGGATAGTTCGGCAGGCGAACAAGTTGTCATTTTTTCCCAATTTTCTACATACTTGGATATCCTGGAGAAAGAGCTAACTCATACTTTCTCAAAAGATGTTGcaaaaatttataaattCGATGGACGTCTCTcattaaaagaaagaacTAGTGTATTAGCAGATTTTGCCGTTAAAGACTATAGCAGGCAAAAAATCCTATTACTCTCGCTGAAGGCTGGTGGCGTGGGTTTGAATCTAACGTGTGCTTCCCACGCTTATATGATGGACCCATGGTGGTCGCCCAGTATGGAAGATCAGGCAATCGATAGACTGCATAGAATTGGCCAGACAAACAGCGTCAAAGTTATGAGATTTATCATACAAGATAGcatagaagaaaaaatgctacgcattcaagaaaagaagagaacCATCGGTGAGGCCATGGACACAGACGAAGAcgagagaagaaaaaggagaattgaagaaatccaGATGCTGTTTGAATAG
- the RPL15A gene encoding 60S ribosomal protein eL15 RPL15A (Ribosomal 60S subunit protein L15A; binds to 5.8 S rRNA; homologous to mammalian ribosomal protein L15, no bacterial homolog; RPL15A has a paralog, RPL15B, that arose from the whole genome duplication) — protein MGAYKYLEELQRKKQSDVLRFLQRVRVWEYRQKNVIHRAARPTRPDKARRLGYKAKQGFVIYRVRVRRGNRKRPVPKGATYGKPTNQGVNELKYQRSLRATAEERVGRRAANLRVLNSYWVNQDSTYKYFEVILVDPQHKAIRRDARYNWICDPVHKHREARGLTATGKKSRGINKGHKFNNTKAGRRKTWKRQNTLSLWRYRK, from the coding sequence ATGGGTGCCTACAAAtatttggaagaattgcaaagaaagaagcaATCTGATGTTTTGAGATTCTTGCAAAGAGTCAGAGTCTGGGAATACAGACAAAAGAATGTCATTCACAGAGCCGCTAGACCAACTAGACCAGACAAGGCTAGAAGATTGGGTTACAAAGCTAAGCAAGGTTTCGTTATCTACCGTGTCAGAGTTAGACGTGGTAACAGAAAGAGACCTGTTCCAAAGGGTGCTACTTACGGTAAGCCAACTAACCAAGGTGTCAATGAATTGAAATACCAAAGATCCTTGAGAGCTACCGCTGAAGAAAGAGTTGGTCGTCGTGCCGCTAACTTGAGAGTCTTGAACTCCTACTGGGTTAACCAAGATTCTACTTACAAGTACTTCGAAGTTATCTTGGTCGACCCTCAACACAAGGCTATCAGAAGAGATGCTCGTTACAACTGGATCTGTGACCCAGTTCACAAGCACCGTGAAGCTAGAGGTTTGACTGCCACTGGTAAGAAATCCAGAGGTATCAACAAGGGTCACAAATTCAACAACACCAAGGCTGGTAGAAGAAAGACCTGGAAGAGACAAAACACTTTGTCCTTGTGGAGATACAGAAAATAA
- the AAT2 gene encoding aspartate transaminase AAT2 (Cytosolic aspartate aminotransferase involved in the metabolism of nitrogen and amino acids such as aspartate; localizes to and functions in peroxisomes in oleate-grown cells; moonlighting role as a ribosome-associated protein that modulates translation in response to stress), giving the protein MSATLFNNIELLPPDALFGIKQRYGQDQRATKVDLGIGAYRDDNGKPWVLPSVKAAEKLIHNDSSYNHEYLGITGLPSLTSNAAKIIFGTQSDAFQEDRVISVQSLSGTGALHISAKFFSKFFPDKLVYLSKPTWANHMAIFENQGLKTATYPYWANETKSLDLNGFLNAIQKAPEGSIFVLHSCAHNPTGLDPTSEQWVQIVDAIASKNHIALFDTAYQGFATGDLDKDAYAVRLGVEKLSTVSPVFVCQSFAKNAGMYGERVGCFHLALTKQAQNKTIKPAVTSQLAKIIRSEVSNPPAYGAKIVAKLLETPELTEQWHKDMVTMSSRITKMRHALRDHLVKLGTPGNWDHIVNQCGMFSFTGLTPQMVKRLEETHAVYLVASGRASIAGLNQGNVEYVAKAIDEVVRFYTIEAKL; this is encoded by the coding sequence ATGTCTGCCACTCTGTTCAATAACATCGAATTGCTGCCCCCTGATGCCCTTTTTGGTATTAAGCAAAGGTACGGGCAAGATCAACGTGCTACCAAGGTCGACTTGGGTATCGGGGCCTACAGAGACGACAACGGTAAACCATGGGTCTTGCCAAGTGTTAAAGCCGCCGAAAAGCTAATTCATAACGACAGCTCCTACAACCATGAATACCTCGGTATTACCGGTCTGCCAAGTTTGACATCTAACGCCGCCAAGATCATCTTCGGTACGCAATCCGATGCCTTTCAGGAAGACAGAGTAATCTCAGTACAATCACTGTCTGGTACGGGTGCTCTTCATATATCTGcgaagtttttttcaaaattcttcCCAGATAAACTGGTCTATTTGTCTAAGCCTACTTGGGCCAACCACATGGCCATTTTTGAGAATCAAGGCTTGAAAACGGCGACTTACCCTTACTGGGCCAACGAAACTAAGTCTTTGGACCTAAACGGCTTTCTAAATGCTATTCAAAAAGCTCCAGAGGGCTCCATTTTCGTTCTGCACTCTTGCGCCCATAACCCAACTGGTCTGGACCCTACTAGTGAACAATGGGTTCAAATCGTTGATGCTATCGCCTCAAAGAACCACATCGCCTTATTTGACACCGCCTACCAAGGGTTTGCCACTGGAGATTTGGACAAGGATGCCTATGCTGTGCGTCTAGGTGTGGAGAAGCTTTCAACGGTCTCTCCCGTCTTTGTCTGTCAGTCCTTTGCCAAGAACGCCGGTATGTACGGTGAGCGTGTAGGTTGTTTCCATCTAGCACTTACAAAACAAGCTCAAAACAAAACTATAAAGCCTGCTGTTACATCTCAATTGGCCAAAATCATTCGTAGTGAAGTGTCCAACCCACCCGCCTACGGCGCTAAGATTGTCGCTAAACTGTTGGAAACGCCAGAATTAACGGAACAGTGGCACAAGGATATGGTTACCATGTCCTCCAGAATTACGAAAATGAGGCACGCATTAAGAGACCATTTAGTCAAGTTGGGCACTCCTGGCAACTGGGATCATATAGTAAATCAATGCGGGATGTTCTCCTTTACAGGATTGACTCCTCAAATGGTTAAACGACTTGAAGAAACCCACGCAGTTTACTTGGTTGCCTCAGGTAGAGCTTCTATTGCTGGATTGAATCAAGGAAACGTGGAATACGTGGCTAAAGCCATTGATGAAGTGGTGCGCTTCTATACTATTGAAGCTAAATTGTAA